A genomic region of Streptomyces rimosus contains the following coding sequences:
- a CDS encoding zf-HC2 domain-containing protein, which translates to MNGPEGWDRYDPREPGGPHDGQGPGGPQGPGSGGPSRSGGRPRIPSPRTAAEDSGPLPDAAPPAAPGVRTDAADTADTTTTADTANAADRPPDAAPEPPPHRVLKSLLGAWALAACSAEETAAVEAHLTDCAACADEALRLRDAVGLLHPADPLDLDPLLRSRVLEGCLGRRPARIPVPEWAAPYDAETAKLDALLSDMGEAEWRAPVRLRWFEGERPAERRTTVAGVIGHLMAVDGLVATALGLADPLGAAAPHGPAGPADRTEACWQAMADGRSPHATRNPWRDQSHTLIRTVSFAGLGVAELAVPYGSVRLPLRDSLLDRAFECWVHAGDIAEAVDYPYEPPVAGHLHQMVDLAARLLPAVLAGRRRAGLATPPRCLVEAGAPGRTLHLEVEGTGGGHWYIALDSPAALGTPDRTVAHIALDSIEFCQLAAGHVPPQEAAAGQHGEQDAIRDVLFATASLSRL; encoded by the coding sequence GTGAACGGCCCGGAGGGGTGGGACCGGTACGACCCGCGGGAGCCGGGCGGCCCGCACGACGGGCAGGGCCCGGGCGGCCCGCAGGGGCCGGGCTCCGGCGGCCCGTCCCGCTCCGGCGGCCGGCCGCGCATCCCGTCCCCGCGCACCGCCGCCGAGGACAGCGGACCGCTGCCCGACGCGGCACCGCCCGCCGCGCCGGGCGTCCGCACGGACGCGGCGGACACGGCGGATACGACGACCACAGCGGACACGGCGAACGCCGCGGACCGGCCCCCGGACGCCGCCCCCGAGCCTCCCCCGCACCGGGTCCTGAAGTCGCTGCTCGGCGCCTGGGCCCTGGCCGCCTGCTCCGCCGAGGAGACGGCCGCCGTCGAGGCGCACCTCACGGACTGCGCCGCCTGCGCGGACGAGGCGCTGCGCCTGCGCGACGCGGTCGGCCTGCTGCACCCCGCCGATCCCCTCGACCTGGACCCGCTGCTGCGCTCACGCGTCCTGGAGGGCTGCCTCGGGCGGCGCCCGGCCCGTATCCCGGTGCCCGAGTGGGCGGCGCCGTACGACGCCGAGACGGCGAAGCTGGACGCGCTGCTCAGCGACATGGGCGAGGCGGAGTGGCGGGCGCCGGTGCGGCTGCGCTGGTTCGAGGGCGAGCGCCCGGCCGAGCGGCGCACCACCGTCGCCGGGGTCATCGGGCATCTGATGGCCGTGGACGGCCTGGTCGCCACCGCGCTCGGGCTGGCCGACCCGCTGGGCGCCGCGGCCCCGCACGGCCCGGCCGGGCCCGCCGACCGTACGGAAGCGTGCTGGCAGGCGATGGCCGACGGCCGCAGCCCGCACGCCACCCGCAACCCGTGGCGCGACCAGAGCCACACCCTGATCCGCACGGTGTCCTTCGCCGGCCTCGGGGTCGCCGAACTGGCCGTCCCGTACGGGTCCGTCCGGCTGCCGCTGCGCGACTCCTTACTGGACCGCGCCTTCGAATGCTGGGTGCACGCGGGCGACATCGCCGAGGCGGTGGACTATCCGTACGAGCCCCCGGTGGCCGGGCACCTGCACCAGATGGTCGACCTGGCGGCCCGGCTGCTGCCCGCCGTGCTGGCCGGCCGGCGCCGGGCCGGGCTGGCGACGCCGCCGCGGTGCCTGGTCGAGGCGGGAGCGCCCGGCCGTACGCTGCACCTTGAGGTGGAAGGCACCGGCGGCGGTCACTGGTACATAGCCCTGGACTCTCCGGCCGCGCTCGGCACCCCCGACCGCACGGTCGCGCACATCGCGCTGGACAGCATCGAGTTCTGCCAGCTGGCGGCCGGTCACGTACCGCCGCAGGAGGCGGCCGCCGGGCAGCACGGCGAGCAGGACGCGATCCGCGACGTGCTGTTCGCGACGGCTTCGCTCTCGCGACTGTGA
- a CDS encoding bifunctional DNA primase/polymerase produces MEDTIGVTGASQVTEQRGELLIETAVRYAEERHWDVLPGAWLEDEGEVPRCSCGAADCAAPGAHPTAPGWAGHATGSASAARRLWSRNPRASILLPTGRTFEALDVPEAAGCLALARMERMGLQLGPVTSTPGRRMLFFVLPGASTKVPDLVRGLGWAPAALDLITRGDGDYVAAPPTRMGAHGAVQWARRPTAANRWLPDAEELISPLAYACAREAVAARGR; encoded by the coding sequence GTGGAAGACACCATCGGAGTCACAGGAGCCTCTCAGGTCACCGAGCAGCGAGGCGAGCTGTTGATCGAAACTGCGGTGCGTTACGCGGAGGAGCGGCATTGGGACGTCCTGCCCGGCGCATGGCTCGAAGACGAGGGCGAAGTGCCGCGCTGCTCGTGCGGCGCGGCCGACTGCGCCGCACCCGGCGCGCACCCCACGGCACCCGGCTGGGCCGGCCACGCCACCGGCAGCGCGTCGGCCGCCCGCCGCCTGTGGAGCAGGAATCCACGCGCATCGATCCTGCTGCCGACGGGCCGTACGTTCGAAGCGCTCGACGTGCCCGAGGCGGCCGGCTGCCTGGCCCTGGCCCGGATGGAACGCATGGGCCTGCAGCTCGGCCCGGTCACCAGCACCCCGGGCCGCCGGATGCTGTTCTTCGTCCTGCCCGGCGCCTCGACCAAAGTGCCCGACCTCGTACGGGGCCTGGGGTGGGCGCCCGCGGCGCTGGACCTGATCACCCGGGGGGACGGCGACTACGTCGCCGCGCCGCCCACGCGCATGGGGGCGCACGGGGCGGTGCAGTGGGCGCGCAGGCCCACCGCCGCCAACCGGTGGCTGCCGGACGCGGAAGAACTGATCAGTCCGCTGGCGTATGCCTGCGCGCGCGAAGCCGTGGCCGCGCGGGGCCGGTAG
- a CDS encoding sigma-70 family RNA polymerase sigma factor — protein MGHDAPPRWDRRMQQRLARGEAAALGELYDRFASLVHSLARRVLGDETAADRITREVFGYIWENPDSYDPKQGSLRSWVAQLAHRQSVHRLRQAEAAAALDRGADAPEPAETERQIREASTAARADYIVTSMPAPLRAALELAYFQRRDYRQTAADLGVTEDEARRRLRLGLQLLSTAHNHRTLPPAQPAEPPPRTPGYGRQL, from the coding sequence ATGGGACATGACGCACCACCGCGCTGGGACAGGCGGATGCAGCAGCGGCTGGCGCGGGGTGAGGCGGCCGCGCTCGGCGAGCTGTACGACCGCTTCGCTTCGCTTGTGCACAGCCTTGCCCGCCGGGTGCTGGGGGACGAGACCGCCGCCGACCGCATCACCCGTGAAGTCTTCGGCTACATCTGGGAGAACCCCGACTCCTACGACCCCAAACAGGGCTCACTGCGCTCCTGGGTGGCCCAGCTCGCCCACCGCCAGTCCGTCCACCGGCTGCGCCAGGCCGAGGCCGCCGCGGCCCTGGACCGCGGCGCGGACGCCCCCGAACCCGCCGAAACGGAGCGCCAGATCCGCGAAGCCTCCACCGCCGCCCGCGCCGACTACATCGTCACGTCCATGCCCGCCCCGCTCCGGGCCGCGCTGGAACTGGCGTACTTCCAGCGCCGTGACTACCGCCAGACCGCCGCCGACCTGGGCGTCACCGAGGACGAGGCCCGGCGCCGGCTCCGCCTGGGCCTGCAGCTGCTCTCCACCGCGCACAACCACCGGACGCTGCCGCCCGCCCAGCCCGCCGAGCCCCCGCCGCGCACTCCCGGATACGGACGGCAGCTGTGA
- a CDS encoding ABC transporter ATP-binding protein, which translates to MANEPEHIDQPTAVGAAPAGPAAGQDGAAPAAVRVRGLWKKYGEQIAVAGIDLTLPAGRFIGLVGPNGAGKTTTLSMVTGLLRPDAGQVEIGGHDVWQDPVAVKSRIGVLPEGLRLFERLSGRELLSYIGRLRGLPGAEVDKRADQLLEVLDLSGAQNKLVVDYSTGMRKKIGLAAALLHNPEILFLDEPFEGVDPVSAQTIRGVLERYTSSGATVVFSSHVMELVESLCDWVAVMAGGRIRADGPLAEVRGDAPTLQDAFLELVGAGGRAAGHDLDWLGGGGAR; encoded by the coding sequence GTGGCCAACGAACCGGAACACATCGACCAGCCGACCGCGGTCGGCGCGGCACCGGCGGGACCGGCCGCCGGGCAGGACGGGGCGGCACCGGCCGCCGTCCGCGTGCGGGGGCTGTGGAAGAAGTACGGCGAGCAGATCGCCGTCGCGGGAATCGACCTGACGCTGCCCGCCGGCCGGTTCATCGGCCTGGTCGGCCCGAACGGCGCGGGCAAGACCACCACCTTGTCGATGGTGACCGGCCTGCTGCGCCCGGACGCCGGACAGGTGGAGATCGGCGGCCACGACGTGTGGCAGGACCCGGTCGCGGTGAAGTCCCGGATCGGCGTACTGCCCGAGGGCCTGCGCCTGTTCGAGCGGCTGTCCGGCCGCGAACTGCTGTCGTACATCGGGCGGCTGCGGGGGCTGCCCGGTGCCGAGGTCGACAAGCGCGCCGACCAACTCCTCGAAGTCCTGGACCTGTCCGGGGCGCAGAACAAGCTCGTCGTGGACTACTCGACCGGTATGCGCAAGAAGATCGGTCTGGCGGCGGCGCTGCTGCACAACCCCGAGATCCTCTTCCTGGACGAGCCGTTCGAGGGCGTGGACCCGGTGTCCGCGCAGACCATCCGCGGCGTCCTGGAGCGCTACACCTCGTCCGGGGCCACCGTCGTCTTCTCCAGCCACGTCATGGAGCTGGTGGAGTCGCTGTGCGACTGGGTGGCGGTGATGGCCGGCGGGCGCATCCGGGCGGACGGGCCCCTCGCCGAGGTACGCGGCGACGCGCCGACGCTCCAGGACGCGTTCCTCGAACTGGTCGGCGCGGGCGGCCGCGCCGCCGGACACGACCTGGACTGGCTGGGCGGCGGGGGCGCCCGATGA
- a CDS encoding SCO4402 family protein, which translates to MPLNDMPWWRWRSNVRSALHMLSDPVFQRETWLAGRPGYGDVTDAVYRLVEDTWLDNWSAEKYVGTIFRDSQEAALVDVAVLRVLRIMHQVGPDAPVAAYLEHHGWAEAVRAARDAHVRMATADGEDPDVPPHSLEVLAIMTQASV; encoded by the coding sequence ATGCCGCTCAACGACATGCCGTGGTGGCGCTGGCGCAGCAATGTGCGCTCCGCGCTGCACATGCTCTCCGACCCCGTCTTCCAGCGGGAGACCTGGCTGGCCGGCCGCCCGGGGTACGGAGACGTCACCGACGCCGTCTACCGGCTCGTCGAGGACACCTGGCTGGACAACTGGTCCGCCGAGAAGTACGTCGGCACGATCTTCCGCGACTCCCAGGAGGCGGCCCTCGTGGACGTCGCCGTGCTGCGGGTCCTGCGGATCATGCACCAGGTCGGCCCGGACGCCCCGGTGGCCGCCTACCTGGAGCACCACGGCTGGGCCGAGGCCGTACGGGCCGCGCGCGACGCGCACGTACGGATGGCGACGGCGGACGGCGAGGACCCGGACGTGCCGCCGCACTCGCTGGAAGTCCTGGCGATCATGACCCAGGCGTCGGTCTGA
- a CDS encoding ABC transporter substrate-binding protein, whose amino-acid sequence MTGRRRPSPRPFPRASAAATAVTACTAALASLLSACGSLPGTAGEPGEKEPLTVMTWAPVDTKATNMPGMPAMAQAYARWVNAHGGLDGHQLKVLTCNDRNDSVGAARCAQRAVDAKAIAVVGSYSQFGRSFISPLEIHGIPYIGGYGVSDEEFASPLSYPVNGGQASLLAGNGRQLASVCERVSLVRPDTLQGDQMPTLLNTGLADGSRAAAHDVRAPEDGTDYDDAARRALDAVGAAPGGPGAQGAGGCVTATLGERTDTFFDSFRRLQPAGSKVRIASVLGSAGQALVDRTGGRSGPLEGAYLTGWYPVASDPRWNPMRKVINDHAFGDNRIDPADPGVQTTWIAYTVLRSVIEELGEQGTDEITAQAVQQTLDRGDRAVDTGGLTPKLRWRSGDMLAVPDFPRTVNGLVTYQAVRDGRLVAAKQGFVDVTRTLERPRSDG is encoded by the coding sequence ATGACCGGACGGCGACGCCCCTCCCCCCGCCCCTTCCCCCGCGCCTCCGCAGCCGCCACGGCTGTCACGGCCTGCACGGCGGCCCTGGCGTCACTGCTCTCGGCCTGCGGCTCCCTCCCCGGGACCGCCGGAGAACCCGGGGAGAAGGAGCCGCTCACGGTCATGACCTGGGCGCCGGTGGACACCAAAGCGACCAATATGCCGGGAATGCCCGCCATGGCGCAGGCGTACGCGCGCTGGGTCAATGCGCACGGCGGGCTCGACGGCCACCAGCTGAAGGTCCTGACCTGCAACGACCGCAACGATTCGGTGGGCGCCGCGCGGTGCGCGCAGCGGGCGGTCGACGCGAAGGCGATCGCGGTCGTCGGCTCGTACAGCCAGTTCGGCCGCTCGTTCATCTCGCCGCTGGAGATCCACGGCATCCCCTACATCGGCGGCTACGGCGTCTCCGACGAGGAGTTCGCCAGCCCCCTGTCCTACCCCGTCAACGGCGGGCAGGCGTCGCTCCTGGCGGGCAACGGGCGCCAGTTGGCGAGCGTCTGCGAGCGGGTGTCGCTGGTGCGCCCGGACACCCTCCAGGGCGACCAGATGCCGACGCTTTTGAACACCGGCCTGGCCGACGGCAGCCGCGCCGCCGCCCACGACGTCCGCGCGCCCGAGGACGGCACCGACTACGACGACGCGGCCCGGCGCGCCCTGGACGCGGTGGGCGCCGCACCGGGCGGACCGGGCGCGCAGGGGGCGGGCGGCTGTGTGACGGCCACCCTCGGCGAGCGCACCGACACCTTCTTCGACTCCTTCCGCCGCCTGCAGCCCGCCGGCTCCAAGGTGCGGATCGCCTCGGTGCTGGGCAGCGCCGGGCAGGCGCTGGTGGACCGTACGGGCGGCCGGTCCGGGCCGCTGGAGGGCGCGTACCTGACCGGCTGGTATCCGGTCGCGAGCGACCCGCGCTGGAACCCGATGCGCAAGGTCATCAACGACCACGCCTTCGGCGACAACCGCATCGACCCGGCCGACCCGGGCGTACAGACCACATGGATCGCCTACACGGTGCTGCGCTCGGTCATCGAAGAGCTCGGCGAGCAGGGCACCGACGAGATCACCGCGCAGGCCGTGCAACAGACCCTCGACCGCGGCGACCGGGCCGTGGACACCGGCGGCCTGACCCCGAAACTGCGCTGGCGCTCCGGCGACATGCTCGCGGTACCGGACTTCCCGCGCACAGTGAACGGACTGGTGACATATCAGGCCGTACGGGACGGGCGGCTGGTGGCCGCGAAGCAGGGCTTCGTGGACGTCACGAGGACGCTGGAGCGGCCGCGGTCGGACGGCTGA
- a CDS encoding response regulator has protein sequence MIRVAVVDDERLVRSGLRMILGTAPDIELVADCGGAEAVDAVLDNAADVVLLDIRMPDVDGLTVLRRLRAAPEPPAVAMLTTFDAQEYLTAALREGAAGFLLKDSDPEQLVRAVRTLAGGGSVLDPGVTRAVIGGYLTAEDQAAAARAVRALTPRESEVLALLGEGLGNARIAERMGLAPSTVKDHVRALLGKLGGLNRVQAAILADRAGLVAGGPR, from the coding sequence GTGATCCGTGTCGCGGTGGTGGACGACGAGCGGCTGGTCAGATCCGGGCTGCGGATGATCCTGGGCACCGCCCCGGACATCGAGCTGGTCGCGGACTGCGGCGGCGCCGAGGCCGTGGACGCGGTGCTGGACAACGCGGCGGACGTGGTGCTGCTCGACATCCGGATGCCGGACGTGGACGGGCTGACCGTACTGCGCCGGCTGCGCGCCGCCCCGGAACCGCCCGCGGTGGCCATGCTCACGACGTTCGACGCGCAGGAGTACCTGACCGCGGCGCTGCGCGAGGGCGCGGCCGGATTCCTGCTCAAGGACTCCGACCCCGAGCAACTGGTACGGGCCGTACGGACGCTGGCCGGGGGCGGCAGCGTGCTGGACCCGGGCGTCACCCGGGCCGTGATCGGCGGCTACCTCACCGCCGAGGACCAGGCCGCGGCGGCCCGCGCCGTACGGGCCCTGACACCGCGGGAGTCGGAAGTGCTGGCCCTGCTGGGCGAGGGCCTGGGCAACGCGCGGATCGCGGAGCGGATGGGGCTGGCGCCGAGCACGGTCAAGGACCATGTACGGGCGCTGCTGGGCAAGCTGGGCGGGCTCAACCGCGTCCAGGCGGCGATCCTCGCCGACCGCGCCGGGCTGGTCGCGGGCGGGCCCCGGTGA
- the purU gene encoding formyltetrahydrofolate deformylase gives MSASQPGTPDQYVLTLSCPDKQGIVHAVSSYLFMTGCNIEDSQQFGDHDTGLFFMRVHFSADATVSVEKLRASFAAVGDSFQMDWQIHRADEKMRVVLMVSKFGHCLNDLLFRSRIGALPVEIAAVVSNHTDFAELVGSYDIPFHHIPVTKDTKAAAEARLLELVREENVELVVLARYMQVLSDDLCKALSGRIINIHHSFLPSFKGAKPYHQAHARGVKLIGATAHYVTADLDEGPIIEQEVERVGHGVTPDQLVAVGRDVECQALARAVKWHSERRVLLNGTRTVVFA, from the coding sequence ATGAGCGCCTCGCAGCCCGGTACCCCCGACCAGTACGTCCTCACCCTCTCCTGCCCGGACAAGCAGGGCATCGTGCACGCGGTGTCCAGCTACCTGTTCATGACCGGGTGCAACATCGAGGACAGCCAGCAGTTCGGGGACCACGACACCGGACTCTTCTTCATGCGGGTCCACTTCAGCGCGGACGCCACGGTCAGCGTGGAGAAGCTGCGCGCCAGCTTCGCCGCGGTCGGCGACTCCTTCCAGATGGACTGGCAGATCCACCGGGCCGACGAGAAGATGCGCGTCGTGCTGATGGTGTCCAAGTTCGGGCACTGCCTCAACGACCTGCTCTTCCGCTCCCGGATCGGCGCGCTGCCGGTCGAGATCGCGGCCGTGGTCTCGAACCACACCGACTTCGCCGAGCTGGTCGGCTCGTACGACATCCCCTTCCACCACATCCCGGTCACCAAGGACACCAAGGCCGCCGCCGAGGCGCGGCTGCTGGAGCTGGTGCGCGAGGAGAACGTCGAGCTGGTCGTGCTGGCCCGCTACATGCAGGTGCTCTCCGACGACCTGTGCAAGGCGCTGTCCGGGCGGATCATCAACATCCACCACTCGTTCCTGCCGAGCTTCAAGGGCGCCAAGCCCTACCACCAGGCGCACGCCCGCGGCGTCAAGCTCATCGGCGCTACCGCGCACTACGTGACGGCGGACCTCGACGAGGGCCCGATCATCGAGCAGGAGGTCGAGCGCGTCGGGCACGGCGTCACCCCGGACCAGCTGGTGGCCGTCGGCCGGGACGTGGAGTGCCAGGCCCTGGCACGCGCCGTGAAGTGGCACAGCGAGCGCCGCGTCCTGCTCAACGGCACGCGCACCGTCGTCTTCGCGTAG
- a CDS encoding NAD-dependent epimerase/dehydratase family protein, whose amino-acid sequence MHLLVLGGTSFVGRAIVEDALRTGAEVTLFGRGRTNPDLFPRLTRLIGDRDTGDHTALRAGAWDAVVDVSGYVPRHVGQAMDALGDRVGRYLFISSHAVYERTGLAPGSDEDTPRRPPVRHTEELSEATYGPLKVACEDDVTARYGARATIVRPGKVAGPHDSMDTFTYWVRRAARGGRVALPGDPEQPVQVVDSRDLARLVVRLITDDRPGAFQAVGPAEPTTLGGLIRTCARAAGTEVEIVPVPPEGAPPMFPLVRPDRPTQQRSAARARRAGLPATPLEVTAADVLAWDRARGEPPLRLGYTPEEERAVLASQASDSVT is encoded by the coding sequence ATGCACCTTCTTGTACTTGGCGGCACGTCCTTCGTCGGGCGCGCCATCGTCGAGGATGCCCTGCGTACCGGTGCCGAGGTGACTCTCTTCGGCCGGGGCCGCACCAACCCGGACCTGTTCCCCCGGCTGACCCGCCTCATCGGCGACCGCGACACCGGCGACCACACGGCGCTGCGCGCGGGCGCCTGGGACGCCGTCGTGGACGTCAGCGGCTATGTCCCGCGCCACGTCGGGCAGGCGATGGACGCCCTCGGCGACCGCGTCGGCCGGTACCTGTTCATCTCCAGCCACGCCGTCTACGAACGTACGGGCCTGGCCCCGGGCAGCGACGAGGACACCCCGCGCCGCCCGCCCGTCCGGCATACCGAAGAACTGAGCGAGGCCACGTACGGCCCGCTCAAAGTGGCCTGCGAGGACGATGTGACGGCCCGGTACGGCGCGCGGGCGACGATCGTCCGGCCGGGAAAGGTGGCCGGGCCGCACGACTCGATGGACACCTTCACCTACTGGGTACGCCGTGCCGCGCGCGGTGGCCGGGTGGCGCTGCCGGGCGACCCGGAGCAGCCGGTGCAGGTCGTCGACTCACGGGATCTGGCCCGGCTGGTGGTGCGGTTGATCACCGACGACCGCCCCGGTGCCTTCCAGGCGGTGGGCCCGGCGGAGCCGACGACGCTCGGCGGGCTGATCAGGACCTGCGCGCGGGCCGCCGGTACCGAGGTCGAGATCGTGCCGGTCCCTCCCGAGGGCGCGCCCCCGATGTTCCCGCTCGTCCGCCCGGACCGGCCGACCCAGCAGCGCAGCGCGGCCCGCGCCCGGCGGGCGGGCCTGCCCGCGACGCCGCTGGAGGTCACCGCGGCCGACGTACTGGCCTGGGACCGCGCCCGCGGCGAGCCGCCGCTCCGCCTCGGCTACACGCCCGAGGAGGAACGCGCGGTCCTCGCGAGCCAGGCGTCCGACTCGGTCACGTAA
- a CDS encoding M64 family metallopeptidase, which translates to MQHRPRRSPTPSDASAPAGIRARIAGRGRKRLRLTAAAAGLALVSGLAATASASPADSAAPASAPPAASRTQQVEYFAPDGHPRHTTVPVATPKRLADAHRAPSAAGLAADGDVTSVIRNGATDKKVDVVFIGDGYTLAQQKDFHADAKAKWEQISKVEPYASNRKLFNVWTVDAVSNQSGVSGDPGKDVVKDTALDSHFWCDGIERLLCVDTGKVESYAGKAPDADLVIVLSNSRKYGGAGYNDITSPVGYDGIATASSDHPDSAQVAVHETGHSLGKLADEYVYDTNGTYTGAEPSAPNITKMSVAEMKAKKAKWYRYLGQNSPDGGKVGAFEGGGYYPRGLYRPTDNSIMRTLGREFNLPGRQAMIDGFHRHTGR; encoded by the coding sequence GTGCAGCACAGACCCCGGCGTTCCCCCACCCCTTCCGACGCTTCGGCACCCGCGGGCATCCGCGCCCGAATAGCCGGCCGCGGCCGTAAGCGGCTGCGCCTGACCGCCGCGGCGGCCGGTCTCGCCCTCGTCAGCGGCCTCGCCGCCACCGCATCGGCTTCTCCCGCGGACTCCGCGGCGCCCGCGTCCGCGCCGCCCGCGGCCTCCCGCACCCAGCAGGTCGAGTACTTCGCCCCCGACGGCCACCCGCGCCACACCACCGTCCCGGTGGCCACCCCCAAGCGCCTGGCCGACGCCCACCGCGCCCCCTCCGCCGCCGGGCTTGCCGCCGACGGCGACGTGACCTCGGTCATCCGTAACGGCGCCACCGACAAGAAGGTCGACGTCGTCTTCATCGGCGACGGCTACACCCTCGCCCAGCAGAAGGACTTCCACGCCGACGCCAAGGCGAAGTGGGAGCAGATCTCCAAGGTCGAGCCGTACGCCTCGAACCGCAAGCTGTTCAACGTCTGGACGGTGGACGCCGTCTCCAACCAGTCCGGTGTCTCCGGCGACCCGGGCAAGGACGTGGTCAAGGACACCGCGCTGGACTCGCACTTCTGGTGCGACGGCATCGAGCGGCTGCTGTGCGTGGACACCGGCAAGGTCGAGTCGTACGCGGGCAAGGCCCCGGACGCCGACCTGGTCATCGTGCTCTCCAACTCCCGCAAGTACGGCGGCGCCGGCTACAACGACATCACCTCGCCGGTCGGCTACGACGGCATCGCCACCGCCTCCTCGGACCACCCCGACTCCGCGCAGGTGGCGGTCCACGAGACCGGTCACTCGCTCGGCAAGCTGGCCGACGAGTACGTCTACGACACCAACGGCACGTACACCGGTGCCGAGCCGAGCGCGCCCAACATCACCAAGATGAGCGTCGCGGAGATGAAGGCCAAGAAGGCGAAGTGGTACCGCTACCTGGGCCAGAACTCGCCGGACGGCGGCAAGGTCGGCGCCTTCGAGGGCGGCGGCTACTACCCGCGCGGCCTCTACCGGCCCACCGACAACTCGATCATGCGCACGCTGGGCAGGGAGTTCAACCTGCCCGGCCGTCAGGCCATGATCGACGGGTTCCACCGGCACACGGGCCGCTGA
- a CDS encoding STAS domain-containing protein, whose product MSLKVAEGEQGRWAVLQVSGEMDLVTSPAVRQHVHDAVAEGRRSLVLDLSEVRFCDSSGVGVLIAARRLMRSCQGRLRLILPAQGAVDGSHVNRVLAALGVRRLFEVYPDLSTAVDEAAAPLSA is encoded by the coding sequence GTGTCGTTGAAGGTGGCAGAAGGTGAGCAGGGCCGCTGGGCCGTCCTGCAGGTCTCCGGCGAGATGGACCTGGTCACATCGCCGGCGGTGCGCCAGCACGTGCACGACGCGGTCGCCGAAGGCCGCCGCAGCCTGGTCCTCGACCTCTCCGAGGTCCGCTTCTGCGACTCCAGCGGCGTCGGCGTGCTGATCGCCGCCCGCCGGCTGATGCGGTCCTGCCAGGGGCGGCTGCGGCTGATCCTCCCGGCGCAGGGCGCGGTGGACGGCTCGCACGTCAACCGGGTGCTCGCGGCCCTCGGTGTACGCCGCCTCTTCGAGGTCTACCCGGACCTCAGCACCGCGGTGGACGAGGCGGCGGCGCCGCTTTCCGCGTAG
- a CDS encoding sensor histidine kinase: MKRPGGFRSFSGFPGSPGFFGSLGFPDFPGGVRRGVSLAVPVLLSMVDAFLVNGLDMGLELGVSLVAAAALLLRRRLPLIVFLFTLPGLYIGYIWFAPMIALYTLAVVRAGRFRLGICAVLLIAAHFLPYPISDLDPGADRENVQVLIDATVTSAAPIALGLLVRTRRELAERIADLTHSLRREDRLIAERVLATERARLAREMHDVVAHQVSLISLQAGAVQVSAGEEAVRESARTIRELSVRTLEELRHMVGILRAAGGGAADARDLAPQPDLAELPRLIKMSALDVDYEHEVPDGACGAKAVERAAFRTVQEALTNVRKHAPGARVRVRVAAVRDGQAADGDGGPGAPRGLRVEVRNGPPDASAPAPALPGGGHGLVGLRERAQSLGGLLEAGHTPDGGFLVRAEFPGGVG; the protein is encoded by the coding sequence GTGAAGCGGCCCGGCGGATTCCGCAGCTTCTCCGGCTTTCCCGGCTCCCCCGGTTTCTTCGGCTCCCTCGGCTTTCCCGACTTCCCCGGGGGCGTACGCCGGGGCGTGTCCCTCGCCGTGCCGGTGCTGCTGTCCATGGTGGACGCCTTCCTCGTCAACGGCCTCGACATGGGCCTGGAACTGGGCGTCTCCCTGGTCGCGGCCGCCGCGCTGCTGCTGCGGCGCCGGCTGCCGCTCATCGTCTTCCTGTTCACGCTCCCCGGCCTGTACATCGGCTACATATGGTTCGCGCCGATGATCGCCCTGTACACGCTCGCCGTGGTCCGGGCAGGCCGCTTCCGGCTCGGCATCTGCGCCGTCCTGCTGATCGCCGCGCACTTCCTGCCGTACCCGATCTCCGACCTCGACCCGGGCGCGGACCGCGAGAACGTCCAGGTGCTGATCGACGCGACGGTCACCTCGGCCGCGCCCATCGCGCTGGGCCTGCTGGTGCGCACCCGCCGCGAACTCGCCGAGCGGATCGCCGACCTGACGCACAGCCTGCGCCGCGAGGACCGGCTGATCGCGGAACGGGTCCTGGCGACCGAGCGCGCCCGGCTGGCCCGGGAGATGCACGACGTGGTCGCCCACCAGGTCAGCCTGATCAGCCTCCAGGCCGGGGCGGTGCAGGTGAGCGCCGGGGAGGAGGCGGTGCGGGAGTCGGCCCGTACGATCCGCGAGCTGTCCGTGCGGACGCTGGAGGAACTGCGGCACATGGTCGGCATCCTGCGGGCGGCCGGGGGCGGCGCCGCGGACGCCCGGGACCTGGCGCCGCAGCCGGATCTCGCCGAACTGCCGCGGCTGATCAAGATGAGCGCGCTGGACGTCGATTACGAACACGAGGTGCCGGACGGCGCGTGCGGCGCGAAGGCGGTGGAGCGGGCGGCGTTCCGTACGGTGCAGGAGGCGCTGACGAACGTACGCAAGCATGCGCCGGGGGCGCGGGTGCGGGTTCGGGTCGCGGCGGTACGCGACGGGCAGGCGGCCGACGGGGACGGCGGGCCGGGGGCGCCGCGTGGCCTGCGGGTGGAGGTGCGCAACGGGCCGCCGGACGCCTCGGCGCCCGCCCCGGCGCTCCCGGGCGGCGGCCACGGCCTGGTCGGCCTGCGCGAACGTGCCCAGAGTCTGGGTGGACTGCTGGAAGCCGGGCACACGCCGGACGGAGGGTTTCTGGTGCGGGCGGAATTTCCGGGCGGGGTGGGTTGA